A region from the Cryptosporangium arvum DSM 44712 genome encodes:
- a CDS encoding glycosyltransferase family 2 protein, producing the protein MTVTVGITCHTEERWTQLLEAIASVRGQDHAHRLVVSVDHNRALHERLTEHFGDEIEVVENRYQRGVSGSRNTIALAATTPLVVFLEDDAFAEPGWLTALVRAMDAGHVIGAGSRILPVWHTSEPRWFPREFGWVIGATLPEASAEPVPVRNVWTGGMIVRREVFAEVGGFRADFGKVGNVSEPEDTELCLRMSRSRPDGQWLRVPAAVIRHHVPAERSSVAFFLRRCWLEGRGKAGLATLTRDRADRAAALSEEGSYLRRVLPRGVRAYLQRGDVAKAGMVLAGVASTGVGFALQLARTGLAR; encoded by the coding sequence ATGACGGTGACCGTCGGCATCACGTGCCACACCGAGGAGCGGTGGACCCAGCTGCTCGAGGCCATCGCCTCGGTGCGCGGCCAGGACCACGCGCACCGGCTGGTCGTGTCGGTCGACCACAATCGCGCGCTCCACGAGCGTCTGACCGAGCATTTCGGCGACGAGATCGAGGTCGTCGAGAACCGGTACCAGCGGGGCGTGTCCGGCTCCCGGAACACGATCGCCCTCGCCGCCACCACGCCGCTCGTGGTGTTCCTCGAGGACGACGCGTTCGCCGAGCCGGGCTGGCTCACCGCCCTGGTACGCGCGATGGACGCCGGGCACGTCATCGGCGCAGGCTCGCGCATCCTGCCGGTCTGGCACACCAGCGAGCCCCGCTGGTTCCCGAGAGAGTTCGGCTGGGTGATCGGCGCGACGCTGCCCGAGGCCTCGGCCGAGCCGGTCCCGGTCCGCAACGTCTGGACCGGCGGGATGATCGTCCGCCGTGAGGTGTTCGCCGAAGTGGGCGGGTTCCGCGCCGACTTCGGCAAGGTCGGGAACGTCTCCGAACCCGAGGACACCGAGCTCTGCCTGCGCATGTCGCGTAGCCGTCCGGACGGGCAGTGGCTGCGTGTCCCGGCCGCCGTGATCCGCCACCACGTGCCGGCCGAACGGTCGAGCGTCGCGTTCTTCCTGCGCCGCTGCTGGCTGGAGGGCCGCGGCAAAGCCGGGCTGGCGACGCTCACCCGCGACCGCGCCGACCGCGCGGCCGCGCTGTCGGAGGAGGGCAGCTACCTGCGTCGGGTGCTGCCCCGCGGTGTGCGCGCCTACCTGCAGCGGGGCGACGTCGCCAAGGCCGGCATGGTGCTCGCGGGCGTGG